Proteins encoded together in one Cellulomonas gilvus ATCC 13127 window:
- the gyrB gene encoding DNA topoisomerase (ATP-hydrolyzing) subunit B: MAEQPSTQPQSDGSYDADAITVLEGLEAVRKRPGMYIGSTGERGLHHLVYEIVDNSVDEALAGYCDHIEVTLRADGGVRVVDNGRGIPVAIHPTEGKPTLEVVMTILHAGGKFGGSGYAVSGGLHGVGVSVVNALSSRVESVIKRDGYTWEMDFENGGKPVGTLRQGEPTQETGTQQTFWADDTIFETVEYDFETLRSRFQQMAFLNKGLQITLTDERPQHLGTEDEVAGESEGDSDAPAARVVTYRYDDGLLDYVKHLNSAKRVELVHPEVIDFEAEDTERRISVEVAMQWTTAYSESVHTYANTISTTEGGTHEEGFRAAMTGLINRYARDKNLLKDKDDNLTGDDIREGLTAVISVKLGEPQFEGQTKTKLGNTEAKTFVQRVVNDQLGDWLDSHPNEARDVIRKSIQAAAARMAARKAREATRRKGLLESGGMPGKLKDCQSNRPEECEVFIVEGDSAGGSAVRGRNPRTQAILPIRGKILNVERARLDRALSNQEVQALITAFGTGIGEDFDLAKLRYHKIVLMADADVDGQHIRTLLLTLLFRYMPELIMHGHVYMAQPPLYRIKWSNAEHDYVYSDRERDAFVTEGTAAGKRLPKENAIQRYKGLGEMDYSELWETTMSPEHRTLLQVTLDEAAAADEVFSVLMGEDVEARRSFIQRNAKDVRFLDI, encoded by the coding sequence GTGGCCGAGCAGCCCAGCACACAGCCGCAGTCCGACGGCTCCTACGACGCCGACGCGATCACCGTCCTCGAAGGACTCGAGGCCGTCCGCAAGCGACCGGGCATGTACATCGGCTCGACCGGTGAGCGCGGTCTGCACCACCTGGTCTACGAGATCGTCGACAACTCGGTCGACGAGGCGCTCGCGGGGTACTGCGATCACATCGAGGTGACGCTGCGCGCCGACGGTGGCGTGCGCGTCGTCGACAACGGGCGTGGCATCCCGGTGGCGATCCACCCCACCGAGGGCAAGCCCACGCTCGAGGTCGTCATGACGATCCTGCACGCGGGCGGCAAGTTCGGCGGCAGCGGGTACGCGGTCTCGGGCGGTCTGCACGGCGTGGGCGTGTCCGTGGTCAACGCGCTGTCGAGCCGTGTCGAGTCGGTCATCAAGCGTGACGGCTACACGTGGGAGATGGACTTCGAGAACGGCGGCAAGCCGGTCGGCACGTTGCGGCAGGGCGAGCCCACGCAGGAGACCGGCACGCAGCAGACGTTCTGGGCCGACGACACGATCTTCGAGACCGTCGAGTACGACTTCGAGACGCTGCGCAGCCGCTTCCAGCAGATGGCCTTCCTCAACAAGGGTCTGCAGATCACGCTCACCGACGAGCGTCCGCAGCACCTGGGGACCGAGGACGAGGTCGCGGGCGAGTCCGAGGGCGACAGCGACGCACCCGCGGCGCGCGTGGTCACCTACCGGTACGACGACGGGCTGCTCGACTACGTCAAGCACCTCAACTCGGCCAAGCGCGTCGAGCTGGTCCACCCCGAGGTCATCGACTTCGAGGCGGAGGACACCGAGCGCCGCATCTCGGTCGAGGTGGCGATGCAGTGGACCACGGCGTACTCCGAGTCGGTGCACACGTACGCCAACACGATCTCGACGACCGAGGGCGGCACGCACGAGGAGGGCTTCCGTGCGGCGATGACCGGTCTGATCAACCGGTACGCGCGGGACAAGAACCTGCTCAAGGACAAGGACGACAACCTCACGGGCGACGACATCCGCGAAGGGCTCACGGCCGTGATCTCGGTCAAGCTCGGCGAGCCGCAGTTCGAGGGGCAGACCAAGACGAAGCTCGGCAACACCGAGGCGAAGACGTTCGTGCAGCGCGTCGTCAACGACCAGCTCGGCGACTGGCTGGACTCGCACCCGAACGAGGCGCGGGACGTGATCCGCAAGTCGATCCAGGCGGCCGCGGCGCGCATGGCGGCGCGCAAGGCGCGGGAGGCCACGCGGCGCAAGGGCCTGCTCGAGTCGGGCGGCATGCCGGGCAAGCTCAAGGACTGCCAGTCCAACCGCCCGGAGGAGTGCGAGGTCTTCATCGTCGAGGGCGACTCGGCCGGCGGCTCGGCGGTGCGCGGTCGCAACCCCCGCACGCAGGCGATCCTGCCCATCCGCGGGAAGATCCTCAACGTCGAGCGCGCGCGCCTGGACCGCGCGCTGTCCAACCAGGAGGTGCAGGCGCTCATCACGGCGTTCGGCACCGGCATCGGTGAGGACTTCGACCTGGCCAAGCTGCGGTACCACAAGATCGTGCTGATGGCGGATGCCGACGTCGACGGTCAGCACATCCGCACGCTGCTGCTGACGCTGCTGTTCCGGTACATGCCCGAGCTGATCATGCACGGGCACGTCTACATGGCCCAGCCGCCCCTGTACCGGATCAAGTGGTCCAACGCCGAGCACGACTACGTGTACTCCGACCGTGAGCGCGACGCGTTCGTCACCGAGGGCACCGCCGCGGGCAAGCGCCTGCCCAAGGAGAACGCGATCCAGCGCTACAAGGGTCTGGGCGAGATGGACTACTCGGAGCTCTGGGAGACCACGATGTCGCCCGAGCACCGGACGCTGCTGCAGGTCACGCTGGACGAGGCCGCGGCGGCCGACGAGGTCTTCTCCGTGCTGATGGGCGAGGACGTGGAGGCGCGGCGCTCGTTCATCCAGCGCAACGCCAAGGACGTGCGCTTCCTCGACATCTAG
- the gyrA gene encoding DNA gyrase subunit A: MTDIPNGDGIEHGRIDQVDLQLEMQRSYLDYAMAVIVGRALPDVRDGLKPVHRRVLYAMYDGGYRPDRQFSKCSRVVGDVMGKYHPHGDTAIYDALVRLVQDWSLRYPLVAGQGNFGSPGDDPAAAPRYTECKMAPLAMEMVRDIDEDTVEFGDNYDGRTQEPQVLPSRFPNLLVNGSAGIAVGMATNIPPHNLREVAAGVQWHLDHPDASKEELLEALMERIQGPDFPTAATILGRRGIEEAYRTGRGSITMRAVVEVEEIQGRICLVVTELPYQVNPDALAKKIAELVRENKVGGIADIRDETSGRTGQRLVIVLKRDAVAKVVLNNLYKHTQLQDTFGANMLALVDGVPRTLSIDAFVRHWTAHQLDVIQRRTRYRLRKAEEQIHIYRGYLKALDALDEVIALIRRSPDAEEARTGLMELLDVDEVQANAILNLQLRRLAALQRQEILQRYAELEAQITEYNAILASELRQRTIVSEELAEIVEKFGDERRTRILPFDGEVSVEDLIAEEEIVVTITRGGYAKRTRSDSYRAQRRGGKGVKGAQLREDDLVDHFFVTTTHHWLLFFTNLGRVYRAKAYELPEAGRDAKGQHVANLLAFQPDEKIAQVLDLRDYDRAEYLVLATQRGLVKKTRLTEYDSNRSGGVIAINLREDEDGLPDELVAARLVDADQDMILVSRKGQSVRFTADDEQMRPMGRATSGVKGMEFRDDDELLAADVVREDAYLFTVTEGGIAKRTALTVENYRQQRRGGLGIKVANLPEQNGNLVGALVVDPDDEVLVIMERGKVVRSAVSEVNATGRNTQGVIFAKPDSGDRIIAVARNTERQETDEAGTVVGGTDTPAPADGVTAPASTEATGPAESQSDDSSAEDA; encoded by the coding sequence GTGACCGACATCCCGAACGGCGACGGCATCGAGCACGGCCGGATCGACCAGGTCGACCTGCAGCTCGAGATGCAGCGGTCGTACCTGGACTACGCGATGGCGGTCATCGTCGGGCGCGCTCTGCCCGACGTGCGCGACGGCCTCAAGCCCGTGCACCGCCGCGTGCTGTACGCGATGTACGACGGCGGCTACCGGCCGGACCGCCAGTTCTCCAAGTGCAGCCGCGTCGTCGGCGACGTCATGGGCAAGTACCACCCGCACGGCGACACCGCGATCTACGACGCCCTGGTGCGCCTGGTCCAGGACTGGTCGCTGCGCTACCCGCTGGTGGCCGGCCAGGGCAACTTCGGCTCCCCCGGCGACGACCCCGCGGCCGCGCCGCGGTACACCGAGTGCAAGATGGCCCCGCTCGCCATGGAGATGGTGCGGGACATCGACGAGGACACGGTCGAGTTCGGCGACAACTACGACGGCCGCACGCAGGAGCCGCAGGTCCTGCCGAGCCGCTTCCCGAACCTGCTGGTCAACGGCTCGGCGGGCATCGCGGTCGGCATGGCGACGAACATCCCGCCGCACAACCTGCGTGAGGTCGCCGCGGGTGTGCAGTGGCACCTGGACCACCCGGACGCGTCCAAGGAGGAGCTGCTCGAGGCGCTCATGGAGCGCATCCAGGGGCCCGACTTCCCCACCGCCGCCACGATCCTCGGCCGGCGCGGCATCGAGGAGGCGTACCGCACGGGTCGCGGCTCGATCACCATGCGCGCCGTGGTCGAGGTCGAGGAGATCCAGGGGCGCATCTGCCTCGTCGTGACCGAGCTGCCGTACCAGGTGAACCCGGACGCCCTGGCCAAGAAGATCGCGGAGCTGGTCCGCGAGAACAAGGTCGGCGGCATCGCGGACATCCGCGACGAGACGTCGGGCCGCACCGGTCAGCGCCTGGTGATCGTGCTCAAGCGCGACGCGGTCGCCAAGGTCGTGCTGAACAACCTGTACAAGCACACGCAGCTGCAGGACACGTTCGGCGCCAACATGCTCGCGCTCGTCGACGGCGTGCCGCGCACGCTCAGCATCGACGCGTTCGTGCGGCACTGGACCGCGCACCAGCTGGACGTGATCCAGCGGCGGACGCGCTACCGGCTGCGCAAGGCCGAGGAGCAGATCCACATCTACCGCGGCTACCTCAAGGCGCTCGACGCGCTGGACGAGGTCATCGCGCTGATCCGTCGCTCGCCGGACGCCGAGGAGGCCCGCACGGGCCTGATGGAGCTCCTGGACGTCGACGAGGTGCAGGCCAACGCGATCCTCAACCTGCAGCTGCGTCGGCTCGCCGCGCTGCAGCGGCAGGAGATCCTGCAGCGCTACGCCGAGCTCGAGGCGCAGATCACGGAGTACAACGCGATCCTCGCCTCCGAGCTCCGGCAGCGGACGATCGTCTCCGAGGAGCTCGCGGAGATCGTCGAGAAGTTCGGCGACGAGCGTCGTACGCGCATCCTGCCGTTCGACGGCGAGGTCAGCGTCGAGGACCTCATCGCCGAGGAGGAGATCGTCGTGACGATCACCCGCGGCGGGTACGCCAAGCGCACGCGCAGCGACAGCTACCGCGCGCAGCGCCGCGGCGGCAAGGGCGTCAAGGGCGCGCAGCTGCGCGAGGACGACCTGGTGGACCACTTCTTCGTCACGACCACGCACCACTGGTTGCTGTTCTTCACCAACCTGGGTCGCGTGTACCGCGCCAAGGCGTACGAGCTGCCCGAGGCGGGCCGGGACGCGAAGGGTCAGCACGTCGCCAACCTGCTCGCGTTCCAGCCCGACGAGAAGATCGCCCAGGTCCTGGACCTGCGCGACTACGACCGCGCCGAGTACCTGGTGCTGGCGACGCAGCGCGGGCTGGTGAAGAAGACGCGCCTGACGGAGTACGACTCCAACCGCTCGGGCGGCGTGATCGCGATCAACCTGCGCGAGGACGAGGACGGTCTGCCCGACGAGCTCGTGGCCGCACGTCTGGTCGACGCGGACCAGGACATGATCCTGGTCTCGCGCAAGGGCCAGTCCGTGCGCTTCACGGCGGACGACGAGCAGATGCGGCCGATGGGCCGTGCGACGTCGGGCGTCAAGGGCATGGAGTTCCGGGACGACGACGAGCTGCTCGCGGCGGACGTGGTCCGCGAGGACGCGTACCTGTTCACGGTCACCGAGGGCGGCATCGCCAAGCGCACGGCGCTCACGGTCGAGAACTACCGCCAGCAGCGACGTGGCGGCCTGGGCATCAAGGTGGCCAACCTGCCGGAGCAGAACGGGAACCTGGTGGGCGCCCTGGTCGTGGACCCGGACGACGAGGTGCTGGTGATCATGGAGCGCGGCAAGGTGGTGCGCTCGGCGGTCTCCGAGGTGAACGCCACGGGACGCAACACGCAGGGCGTGATCTTCGCCAAGCCCGACTCCGGGGACCGGATCATCGCGGTCGCGCGGAACACGGAACGCCAGGAGACGGACGAAGCCGGTACCGTGGTCGGCGGAACCGACACCCCGGCGCCTGCTGACGGGGTCACCGCACCGGCCTCGACCGAGGCCACCGGCCCGGCCGAGAGCCAGTCCGACGACTCGTCCGCGGAGGACGCATGA
- a CDS encoding DUF3566 domain-containing protein, translating into MPTGQAASVPVPPPPAPSGGSTATRPAGGSSPSGAATPPAPGAEHDPPTPLMVAVDRTTAWFKKAAGATSTAKSTATRPTTEDPAMTTTPATRPDTAPASVPPAGAGGGKANPAGSSARPATGRIPTVSAAGGPRRVRLAISRIDPWSVMKLSFLMSVAFGILIVVAVGVIWYTLNGLHVFTNIDGLVKQVTGTEGNIDILKYVEFKRVISGATLIAVVDVFLLTALATIGAFLYNIVAALVGGLHVTMTDE; encoded by the coding sequence GTGCCCACCGGGCAGGCCGCGTCCGTCCCGGTGCCGCCGCCGCCGGCCCCGTCCGGCGGCAGCACCGCGACCCGGCCTGCGGGCGGGTCCTCCCCGAGCGGCGCAGCGACGCCGCCGGCACCCGGCGCGGAGCACGACCCGCCCACGCCGCTCATGGTGGCCGTCGACCGGACGACCGCCTGGTTCAAGAAGGCGGCCGGTGCGACGAGCACCGCCAAGTCGACCGCGACGCGCCCCACGACCGAGGACCCTGCCATGACGACGACTCCCGCGACGCGACCCGACACCGCGCCCGCCTCGGTCCCGCCCGCCGGCGCGGGCGGCGGCAAGGCCAACCCGGCCGGCTCGTCGGCCCGGCCGGCGACCGGCCGCATCCCCACCGTCTCGGCCGCGGGCGGCCCGCGACGCGTGCGGCTGGCGATCTCGCGCATCGACCCGTGGTCGGTGATGAAGCTGTCGTTCCTGATGTCGGTCGCGTTCGGCATCCTGATCGTGGTCGCGGTGGGCGTGATCTGGTACACGCTCAACGGCCTGCACGTCTTCACCAACATCGACGGGCTGGTCAAGCAGGTCACGGGCACCGAGGGCAACATCGACATCCTCAAGTACGTCGAGTTCAAGCGCGTGATCTCGGGCGCGACGCTGATCGCCGTGGTCGACGTGTTCCTGCTGACGGCGCTCGCGACCATCGGGGCGTTCCTCTACAACATCGTCGCCGCGCTGGTCGGCGGCCTGCACGTGACCATGACGGACGAGTGA
- a CDS encoding DLW-39 family protein, translating to MKKLLLLAALAAVGYVVYQKVAQDRDERDLWSEVTDTFE from the coding sequence ATGAAGAAGCTCCTGCTCCTGGCGGCGCTGGCCGCCGTCGGCTACGTCGTCTACCAGAAGGTGGCGCAGGACCGCGACGAGCGGGACCTGTGGTCCGAGGTCACCGACACCTTCGAGTGA
- a CDS encoding benzoate/H(+) symporter BenE family transporter, whose amino-acid sequence MTAPAPRTLTAARGQTTTTGIVTALVGFTSSFAVVLAGLRATGADPDQAAVGLVTLCVLQGAGTVWLSRRHRIPVTLAWSTPGAALLVAASGTASGWPAAVGAFAVTGLLIAATGLWARLGRLVAAIPVTLAQAMLAGVLLPLCLAPVHALTATPLVVAPVVAVWLVVHLLAPRWAAPAAFVVALGVALVVGVQDGTQSWPGLPSVTLTMPVLDGTALLGLALPLWIVTMASQNVPGVAVLAAAGYTAPWRPTMLLTGFGTVLGAPAGAHAVNLAAITAALPASPEAHPDPAERWRASAAAGWTYLVLAPLAPALVSLVAGGPPGLVESVAGLALLSTLAAALLAAVSDPDDRVAAVVALLLAASGVTIWGVGSAFWALVAGLLMRTALRASAARRGA is encoded by the coding sequence GTGACCGCGCCCGCGCCCCGCACGCTGACCGCCGCGCGCGGTCAGACCACGACCACCGGCATCGTCACCGCGCTCGTCGGGTTCACCAGCTCGTTCGCGGTGGTGCTCGCGGGTCTGCGGGCGACGGGTGCCGACCCGGACCAGGCCGCCGTCGGCCTGGTCACGTTGTGCGTGCTGCAGGGCGCCGGCACCGTGTGGCTCAGCCGGCGGCACCGGATCCCGGTGACGCTCGCCTGGTCCACCCCCGGCGCGGCCCTGCTCGTCGCCGCCTCGGGCACCGCGTCGGGCTGGCCCGCCGCGGTCGGGGCGTTCGCCGTCACGGGCCTGCTCATCGCCGCCACAGGGCTGTGGGCACGCCTGGGCCGGCTCGTCGCCGCGATCCCCGTCACGCTCGCCCAGGCGATGCTCGCGGGCGTGCTGCTGCCACTGTGCCTCGCGCCCGTGCACGCCCTGACGGCCACGCCCCTCGTCGTCGCGCCGGTGGTCGCGGTGTGGCTCGTGGTGCACCTGCTCGCGCCGCGCTGGGCCGCGCCCGCGGCGTTCGTCGTCGCGCTCGGCGTCGCGCTGGTGGTGGGCGTGCAGGACGGCACGCAGAGCTGGCCCGGGCTGCCGTCCGTCACGCTCACCATGCCCGTGCTCGACGGCACAGCGCTGCTGGGCCTCGCGCTGCCGCTGTGGATCGTCACGATGGCCTCGCAGAACGTCCCCGGCGTCGCGGTGCTCGCGGCCGCGGGGTACACCGCACCGTGGCGTCCGACGATGCTGCTGACCGGCTTCGGCACGGTGCTGGGCGCACCCGCCGGCGCGCACGCCGTCAACCTCGCCGCGATCACCGCCGCGCTGCCCGCCTCGCCCGAGGCCCACCCGGACCCCGCCGAGCGGTGGCGGGCATCGGCCGCGGCAGGCTGGACCTACCTGGTGCTCGCGCCACTGGCGCCCGCGCTCGTGTCGCTCGTCGCCGGCGGTCCGCCCGGCCTCGTCGAGTCCGTCGCCGGGCTCGCGCTGCTGTCCACCCTGGCCGCAGCGCTCCTCGCCGCCGTGAGCGACCCCGACGACCGCGTCGCCGCCGTCGTCGCGTTGCTGCTCGCCGCGAGCGGCGTCACCATCTGGGGCGTCGGCTCGGCCTTCTGGGCGCTGGTCGCCGGACTGCTGATGCGCACGGCGCTCCGCGCCTCGGCCGCACGGCGCGGCGCCTGA
- a CDS encoding carboxypeptidase-like regulatory domain-containing protein: protein MRKTLAAAAAALIVVVGLLATPASAVPVPAGPVPAAGAPSAVHHAVTARLVTTGGAPVVLREVRMVSTPGSPGTYRGTRSTDGTGTARFPDVPDGTFVVTASVPSASGAVQVRRTVRVAGQDVRTTIEVAVDAALFGAVTRATRPVGSALVSARRVGATAWSPTATSAANGVWSMTGRSPGRYVVMVDGRERGYLTTYSGGTVRLPDAVPVRVRAGEAVRADVRTVAAATLVGRVLDDDGDPVARAYVHADNLGRFGSADAVTGSDGRFRLTGLATGRVRIEVLTGSFDLLATAVVDAKQGAVRTVPVLTARAGARPTPGDVWASPVRAGRAAAGATLTGRVEHAGDGVAGVQVVVATTSGSPVTTKVVTDADGSWTITGCPAGSWRVQVRDPYTGGYLDARRAVTVTGTTVPVGTIVVR, encoded by the coding sequence GTGCGCAAGACCCTGGCCGCTGCCGCGGCCGCCCTGATCGTCGTCGTCGGCCTCCTGGCGACCCCCGCGTCCGCGGTGCCCGTCCCTGCGGGACCCGTGCCCGCGGCCGGCGCGCCGTCCGCGGTGCACCACGCGGTCACGGCCCGCCTGGTGACGACGGGCGGTGCGCCGGTGGTGCTGCGTGAGGTGCGCATGGTCTCGACGCCGGGCAGCCCGGGCACGTACCGGGGCACGAGGTCCACGGACGGGACCGGCACCGCCCGGTTCCCCGACGTCCCGGACGGGACGTTCGTGGTGACGGCGTCGGTGCCGAGCGCCTCGGGCGCGGTGCAGGTGCGCCGGACCGTCCGGGTCGCGGGACAGGACGTGCGGACGACGATCGAGGTCGCGGTCGACGCGGCGCTGTTCGGCGCGGTCACGCGCGCCACGCGGCCGGTCGGGTCGGCCCTGGTGAGCGCGCGTCGGGTGGGCGCCACGGCGTGGTCGCCGACGGCGACGAGCGCCGCCAACGGCGTGTGGAGCATGACGGGCCGCTCCCCCGGCCGGTACGTGGTGATGGTCGACGGACGCGAGCGGGGCTACCTGACGACGTACTCCGGCGGCACCGTCCGGCTGCCCGACGCCGTCCCGGTCCGGGTGCGGGCGGGCGAGGCCGTACGGGCTGACGTGCGCACCGTGGCGGCCGCGACGCTCGTCGGACGCGTGCTCGACGACGACGGGGACCCCGTGGCGCGCGCGTACGTGCACGCCGACAACCTCGGGCGCTTCGGTTCGGCGGACGCGGTCACCGGGTCGGACGGGCGGTTCCGGCTCACGGGTCTGGCGACCGGGCGCGTGCGGATCGAGGTCCTCACGGGGAGCTTCGACCTGCTCGCGACGGCGGTCGTGGACGCCAAGCAGGGCGCGGTCCGCACGGTGCCGGTGCTGACCGCCCGGGCGGGTGCCCGGCCGACGCCGGGGGACGTGTGGGCCTCGCCCGTGCGCGCCGGTCGCGCCGCTGCGGGCGCGACGCTCACGGGGCGGGTCGAGCATGCGGGCGACGGCGTCGCGGGCGTGCAGGTGGTGGTCGCGACGACGAGCGGGAGCCCCGTCACCACGAAGGTGGTGACCGACGCCGACGGGAGCTGGACGATCACGGGGTGCCCGGCGGGCTCGTGGCGCGTGCAGGTCCGTGACCCGTACACGGGCGGCTACCTCGACGCGCGGCGCGCGGTGACGGTGACGGGGACGACGGTGCCGGTGGGCACGATCGTCGTGCGGTGA
- a CDS encoding ABC transporter ATP-binding protein — protein sequence MSQPPSPVISASGLTKTFGDFTAVAGIDFEVPPGEAFGLLGPNGAGKSTTMRMVGAVSQRTAGDLRVVGLDPDTHGPEIRSQLGVVPQEDNLDTELRVRDNLIVYGRYFGIPRAVCAQRADELLAFAQLEDKAKAKVDDLSGGMKRRLTIARALINNPRILMLDEPTTGLDPQARHVLWDRLFRLKERGTTLVLTTHYMDEAEQLCDRLIVVDHGRIMAEGSPSSLIREYSTREVVELRFGSDRNAEAAAQLEGQADRVEVLPDRVLLYTDDGERLLERVAHAGLHPTTSLVRRSSLEDVFLRLTGRSLIE from the coding sequence GTGAGCCAGCCACCCTCCCCCGTGATCAGCGCCAGCGGACTGACCAAGACGTTCGGCGACTTCACGGCCGTCGCCGGGATCGACTTCGAGGTGCCGCCGGGTGAGGCGTTCGGGCTGCTCGGCCCGAACGGCGCGGGCAAGTCGACGACGATGCGCATGGTGGGCGCCGTGTCGCAGCGCACCGCCGGCGACCTGCGGGTGGTCGGGCTGGACCCGGACACGCACGGCCCGGAGATCCGCTCGCAGCTGGGCGTGGTGCCGCAGGAGGACAACCTCGACACCGAGCTGCGCGTGCGGGACAACCTCATCGTGTACGGCCGGTACTTCGGCATCCCGCGTGCGGTGTGCGCGCAGCGGGCCGACGAGCTGCTCGCGTTCGCGCAGCTCGAGGACAAGGCGAAGGCCAAGGTCGACGACCTCTCGGGCGGAATGAAGCGGCGTCTGACGATCGCGCGGGCGCTCATCAACAACCCGCGCATCCTCATGCTGGACGAGCCGACGACGGGCCTGGACCCGCAGGCGCGGCACGTGCTGTGGGACCGGCTGTTCCGGCTCAAGGAGCGCGGCACCACGCTGGTGCTGACCACGCACTACATGGACGAGGCCGAGCAGCTGTGCGACCGCCTGATCGTGGTGGACCACGGCCGGATCATGGCCGAGGGTTCGCCGTCCTCGCTGATCCGCGAGTACTCGACGCGTGAGGTGGTCGAGCTGCGGTTCGGCTCCGACCGCAACGCCGAGGCGGCGGCGCAGCTCGAGGGTCAGGCGGACCGGGTCGAGGTGCTGCCGGACCGTGTGCTGCTCTACACCGACGACGGTGAGCGGCTCCTCGAGCGCGTCGCGCACGCGGGCCTGCACCCGACCACGAGCCTGGTGCGTCGGTCGAGCCTCGAGGACGTGTTCCTGCGTCTCACGGGACGGAGCCTGATCGAATGA
- a CDS encoding ABC transporter permease, producing MSAPDVTTTSAPSMEAAAHTGAVRPRRFGAWYVAEHQLRQMRAYGWTVVMSGIGSPLIYMLGIGLGLAAFLEVPVASGPDGPIDYLWFVAPALLVTAAVSVTTEEFTYTVLAGFKWRRLFWAMNASPVSPEQICSGLVIAVAGRMLFVSAAYYALMVAFGAVGNVALGALLVPVGVLAGFAFGLPLLAFSASITDDKGQFAMVQRFVFTPLFLFSGTFYPLDTLPVGLQWVGWVSPIWHGSEAGRILSYGPGPGSWPIAAHLAVLVVMSVVGWVVARRVFVGRLRG from the coding sequence ATGAGCGCCCCGGACGTGACGACGACGAGCGCGCCCTCGATGGAGGCCGCCGCGCACACGGGTGCCGTGCGGCCGCGGCGGTTCGGCGCCTGGTACGTCGCGGAGCACCAGCTGCGGCAGATGCGCGCCTACGGCTGGACCGTGGTGATGTCCGGCATCGGCAGCCCGCTGATCTACATGCTCGGCATCGGGCTGGGCCTGGCCGCGTTCCTCGAGGTCCCGGTGGCGAGCGGACCCGACGGGCCGATCGACTACCTGTGGTTCGTGGCGCCCGCGCTTCTGGTGACGGCGGCGGTCTCGGTCACCACCGAGGAGTTCACGTACACGGTGCTCGCGGGGTTCAAGTGGCGGCGCCTGTTCTGGGCGATGAACGCCTCCCCGGTGAGCCCGGAGCAGATCTGCTCCGGCCTGGTGATCGCGGTGGCCGGCCGCATGCTCTTCGTCTCGGCCGCGTACTACGCGCTCATGGTGGCGTTCGGGGCGGTGGGGAACGTCGCGCTCGGTGCGCTGCTGGTGCCCGTGGGGGTGCTCGCGGGCTTCGCGTTCGGCCTGCCGCTGCTGGCGTTCTCGGCGTCGATCACCGACGACAAGGGCCAGTTCGCGATGGTGCAGCGGTTCGTCTTCACGCCGTTGTTCCTGTTCAGCGGCACGTTCTACCCGCTGGACACGCTGCCCGTCGGCCTGCAGTGGGTGGGCTGGGTCTCGCCCATCTGGCACGGCAGCGAGGCGGGTCGGATCCTGTCCTACGGGCCGGGGCCGGGTTCCTGGCCGATCGCCGCGCACCTCGCGGTGCTCGTGGTGATGAGCGTCGTCGGCTGGGTGGTCGCGCGGCGCGTGTTCGTGGGGAGGTTGCGCGGATGA
- a CDS encoding ABC transporter permease — translation MTAVTAPVEADERRVGSLRSLYAGNARAVVERALQATRSSNWMVVASGFFEPVFYLLAMGWGLGSFIGDVTLESGRTVPYAAYIAPALLAVSAMNGAIYDSTWNVFFKMHFGRLYDAMLATSIGPLDVALGEILYALLRGGVYAIGFMSVMQVLGLNLSWTAVLAIPAVLLIAFGFASVGMAVTSYMKTFQQMDWITFAMLPMFLFSATFYPLSVYSEPIQWVIKALPLWHAVELVRGLTTGVVGLGMLVHVAYFLAMIGAGVAFTTTRLRALFLS, via the coding sequence ATGACCGCGGTCACGGCACCCGTCGAGGCGGACGAGCGACGCGTGGGGAGCCTGCGCTCGCTGTACGCGGGCAACGCCCGCGCGGTGGTCGAGCGCGCGCTGCAGGCCACGCGGTCGAGCAACTGGATGGTGGTGGCCTCGGGCTTCTTCGAGCCCGTGTTCTACCTGCTGGCCATGGGATGGGGCCTCGGCTCGTTCATCGGGGACGTCACGCTCGAGTCGGGGCGCACCGTGCCGTACGCGGCCTACATCGCCCCCGCGCTGCTTGCCGTCTCGGCCATGAACGGGGCGATCTACGACTCGACGTGGAACGTGTTCTTCAAGATGCACTTCGGCCGGCTGTACGACGCGATGCTGGCCACGTCGATCGGCCCGTTGGACGTGGCACTGGGCGAGATCCTGTACGCGCTGCTGCGCGGCGGCGTGTACGCGATCGGCTTCATGTCGGTCATGCAGGTGCTCGGCCTCAACCTGTCCTGGACCGCGGTGCTCGCCATCCCTGCCGTGCTGCTCATCGCGTTCGGCTTCGCGTCGGTCGGCATGGCCGTGACCAGCTACATGAAGACCTTCCAGCAGATGGACTGGATCACGTTCGCGATGCTGCCGATGTTCCTGTTCTCGGCGACCTTCTACCCGCTCTCGGTGTACTCCGAGCCGATCCAGTGGGTCATCAAGGCCCTGCCGCTGTGGCACGCGGTGGAGCTGGTGCGCGGGCTGACCACGGGTGTGGTCGGTCTCGGCATGCTGGTGCACGTCGCGTACTTCCTGGCGATGATCGGCGCCGGCGTGGCGTTCACCACGACGCGCCTGCGCGCGCTGTTCCTGTCCTGA